From the Bos indicus x Bos taurus breed Angus x Brahman F1 hybrid chromosome 27, Bos_hybrid_MaternalHap_v2.0, whole genome shotgun sequence genome, one window contains:
- the UFSP2 gene encoding ufm1-specific protease 2 isoform X1, which translates to MVISEAMDILFRIRGGLDLAFQLATPNEIFIKNALKHVLSDLSTKLSSNALVFRICHSSVYVWPNSDMNTTPGELTDSSACTDIMRFIQFEQEEDTKRKFTKKKDKKLSDMHQIVNIDLMLEVSTPLAAVTPIIERESGGHHYVSMTLPVDAVLSVAPEETWGKVRKLLVDAIHNQLTDMEKCILKYMKGTSIVVPEPLHFLLPGEKNLVTISYPSGIPDGQLQAYRKELHDVFNLPHDRPYFKRSNAYHFPDEPYKDGYIRNPHTYLNPPNIETGMVYVVQGTYGYHHYMQDRIDDNGWGCAYRSLQTICSWFKHQGYTERSIPTHREIQQALVDAGDKPATFVGSRQWIGSIEVQLVLNHFIGVTSKILFVSQGSEMASQGRELANHFQSEGTPIMIGGGVLAHTILGVAWNEITGQIKFLILDPHYTGAEDLQVILEKGWCGWKGPEFWNKDAYYNLCLPQRPNTI; encoded by the exons ATG GTTATTTCAGAGGCTATGGATATACTCTTCAGAATAAGAGGTGGCCTTGATCTAGCTTTTCAGCTAGCTACTCCTAATG aaatttttatcaAGAACGCACTAAAGCATGTACTGAGTGACCTGTCAACAAAGCTTTCTTCAAATGCCCTTGTGTTCAGAATTTGCCATAGTTCAGTGTACGTATGGCCTAACAGCGACATGAACACCACCCCAGGAGAGCTGACCGACAGTTCTGCCTGTACGGACATAATGCGCTTTATTCA atttgaaCAGGAAGAAGATACAAAACGaaaattcacaaagaagaaagataaaaagttaTCAGACATG CATCAAATAGTAAATATAGATCTGATGCTGGAAGTGTCAACCCCTCTGGCCGCCGTAACGCCCATTATTGAAAGAGAAAGCGGAGGACACCACTATGTTAGTATGACTTTACCAGTTGAtgcagttctatctgttgctccAGAAGAAACGTGGGGAAA AGTTCGTAAACTTCTAGTTGATGCAATTCATAATCAACTAACTGATATggaaaaatgcattttgaaatacATGAAAGGAACATCTATTGTGGTTCCTGAACCACTGCACTTTTTAttaccaggggaaaaaaatcttgtaaCAATTTCATATCCATCAGGAATTCCAGATGGTCAGCTGCAGGCCTATAGAAAG GAATTACACGATGTCTTCAATCTGCCTCATGACAGACCTTATTTCAAAAGGTCTAATGCTTATCATTTTCCAGACGAACCATACAAAGATGGTTACATTAGAAATCCACATACTTATCTCAATCCACCTAACATAGAGACTGGTATG gTTTATGTGGTCCAGGGCACATATGGTTACCATCATTATATGCAGGATCGAATAGATGACAATGGCTGGGGCTGTGCTTATCGGTCTCTGCAGACTATCTGCTCCTGGTTCAAACACCAGGGATACACAGAGAGATCCATTCCAACACACAGAGAAATCCAGCAG gcTCTAGTTGACGCTGGGGACAAACcagcaacatttgttggatcacggCAGTGGATTGGATCTATCGAGGTGCAGCTGGTGCTAAACCATTTCATTGGTGTGACTTCAAAAATACTGTTTGTCAG CCAAGGTTCTGAAATGGCCTCTCAGGGACGGGAACTGGCTAATCATTTCCAGAGTGAAGGAACTCCAATAATGATTG GGGGAGGAGTTTTAGCTCACACAATACTAGGAGTTGCATGGAATGAAATTACAGGACAGATAAAATTTCTGATTTTAGATCCACATTATACAGGTGCTGAAGATCTGCAGGTTATTTTGGAAAAG
- the UFSP2 gene encoding ufm1-specific protease 2 isoform X2 yields MVISEAMDILFRIRGGLDLAFQLATPNEIFIKNALKHVLSDLSTKLSSNALVFRICHSSVYVWPNSDMNTTPGELTDSSACTDIMRFIQFEQEEDTKRKFTKKKDKKLSDMHQIVNIDLMLEVSTPLAAVTPIIERESGGHHYVSMTLPVDAVLSVAPEETWGKVRKLLVDAIHNQLTDMEKCILKYMKGTSIVVPEPLHFLLPGEKNLVTISYPSGIPDGQLQAYRKELHDVFNLPHDRPYFKRSNAYHFPDEPYKDGYIRNPHTYLNPPNIETGMVYVVQGTYGYHHYMQDRIDDNGWGCAYRSLQTICSWFKHQGYTERSIPTHREIQQALVDAGDKPATFVGSRQWIGSIEVQLVLNHFIGVTSKILFVSQGSEMASQGRELANHFQSEGTPIMIGAEDLQVILEKGWCGWKGPEFWNKDAYYNLCLPQRPNTI; encoded by the exons ATG GTTATTTCAGAGGCTATGGATATACTCTTCAGAATAAGAGGTGGCCTTGATCTAGCTTTTCAGCTAGCTACTCCTAATG aaatttttatcaAGAACGCACTAAAGCATGTACTGAGTGACCTGTCAACAAAGCTTTCTTCAAATGCCCTTGTGTTCAGAATTTGCCATAGTTCAGTGTACGTATGGCCTAACAGCGACATGAACACCACCCCAGGAGAGCTGACCGACAGTTCTGCCTGTACGGACATAATGCGCTTTATTCA atttgaaCAGGAAGAAGATACAAAACGaaaattcacaaagaagaaagataaaaagttaTCAGACATG CATCAAATAGTAAATATAGATCTGATGCTGGAAGTGTCAACCCCTCTGGCCGCCGTAACGCCCATTATTGAAAGAGAAAGCGGAGGACACCACTATGTTAGTATGACTTTACCAGTTGAtgcagttctatctgttgctccAGAAGAAACGTGGGGAAA AGTTCGTAAACTTCTAGTTGATGCAATTCATAATCAACTAACTGATATggaaaaatgcattttgaaatacATGAAAGGAACATCTATTGTGGTTCCTGAACCACTGCACTTTTTAttaccaggggaaaaaaatcttgtaaCAATTTCATATCCATCAGGAATTCCAGATGGTCAGCTGCAGGCCTATAGAAAG GAATTACACGATGTCTTCAATCTGCCTCATGACAGACCTTATTTCAAAAGGTCTAATGCTTATCATTTTCCAGACGAACCATACAAAGATGGTTACATTAGAAATCCACATACTTATCTCAATCCACCTAACATAGAGACTGGTATG gTTTATGTGGTCCAGGGCACATATGGTTACCATCATTATATGCAGGATCGAATAGATGACAATGGCTGGGGCTGTGCTTATCGGTCTCTGCAGACTATCTGCTCCTGGTTCAAACACCAGGGATACACAGAGAGATCCATTCCAACACACAGAGAAATCCAGCAG gcTCTAGTTGACGCTGGGGACAAACcagcaacatttgttggatcacggCAGTGGATTGGATCTATCGAGGTGCAGCTGGTGCTAAACCATTTCATTGGTGTGACTTCAAAAATACTGTTTGTCAG CCAAGGTTCTGAAATGGCCTCTCAGGGACGGGAACTGGCTAATCATTTCCAGAGTGAAGGAACTCCAATAATGATTG GTGCTGAAGATCTGCAGGTTATTTTGGAAAAG
- the C27H4orf47 gene encoding UPF0602 protein C4orf47 homolog isoform X1: MPAEGGKTDMERIGLFSEMEYITVGDKYVSQFNRPFNESASKNRQILPGGSKEMSNLQAGYFDPHFVRIFEGESYVNPNQVRRRYMMEEAKKNLSKAFLPSNGEKKPCGLGSYYGTIGGPVPFFSAQSKPKEKYEPPGKNLYTNPGKKGTGYGYANITIGKQFSHSSDLYDAAKLNNKKENEEHRRLLKGTAFKLNLYPREYFDTNPYMSEKPLPPIKKVEKKETVGNPFKPSSPGKKAGGMKAGTFDPYPSHSADPYVVKLKSPSSKSAKVFHPPGGPKSRPIESIMALNVKRALNTKNYKTASVQSY, translated from the exons ATGCCTGCGGAAGGAGGGAAGACGGATATGGAGAGGATTGGCCTCTTCAGTGAGATGGAATATATCACTGTGGGGGATAAATATGTGTCACAGTTTAATC GACCTTTTAATGAATCTGCAAGCAAAAATAGACAGATTCTACCCGGGGGATCCAAAGAAATGTCCAATCTCCAGGCAGGTTATTTTGACCCCCATTTTGTAAGGATTTTTGAAGGTGAAAGCTATGTCAATCCGAATCAAGTGAGGAGACGGTACATGATGGAAGAAGCCAAGAAAAATCTAAGCAAAGCGTTCCTCCCTAGTAATGGAGAGAAAAAGCC CTGTGGATTAGGAAGTTACTATGGAACCATAGGGGGACCAGTCccgtttttcagtgctcagtctaaacccaaagaaaaatatgagccacctggaaagaaTTTATACACAAACCCAGGAAAGAAAGGAACTGGATATGG CTATGCAAATATTACCATAGGTAAGCAGTTTTCACACTCTTCTGATCTCTATGATGCAGCAAAACTAAATAACAAG AAAGAGAATGAAGAACATCGTCGTTTACTTAAAGGGACAGCTTTCAAATTAAATCTTTACCCAAGGGAATATTTTGATACCAATCCTTACATGTCTGAGAAACCTTTACCACCAATTAaaaaagtagagaagaaagaaacagttGGAAACCCTTTTAAGCCCTCTTCTCCTGGCAAAAAG GCTGGTGGAATGAAGGCAGGAACATTTGATCCTTACCCTTCACATTCTGCTGACCCTTACGTGGTTAAATTGAAAAGCCCATCCAGCAAAAGTGCTAAGGTTTTCCATCCGCCAGGTGGACCAAAAAGCAGACCAATTGAAAGTATAATGGCTTTGAATGTCAAAAG gGCACTAAATACGAAGAACTACAAGACTGCTTCAGTACAGTCCTATTAG
- the C27H4orf47 gene encoding UPF0602 protein C4orf47 homolog isoform X2, translated as MPAEGGKTDMERIGLFSEMEYITVGDKYVSQFNRPFNESASKNRQILPGGSKEMSNLQAGYFDPHFVRIFEGESYVNPNQVRRRYMMEEAKKNLSKAFLPSNGEKKPCGLGSYYGTIGGPVPFFSAQSKPKEKYEPPGKNLYTNPGKKGTGYGYANITIGKQFSHSSDLYDAAKLNNKKENEEHRRLLKGTAFKLNLYPREYFDTNPYMSEKPLPPIKKVEKKETVGNPFKPSSPGKKGTKYEELQDCFSTVLLASGRQITLQVLTTRNTLSSAYYLKKYIRCVEQIAQTFRRNLRL; from the exons ATGCCTGCGGAAGGAGGGAAGACGGATATGGAGAGGATTGGCCTCTTCAGTGAGATGGAATATATCACTGTGGGGGATAAATATGTGTCACAGTTTAATC GACCTTTTAATGAATCTGCAAGCAAAAATAGACAGATTCTACCCGGGGGATCCAAAGAAATGTCCAATCTCCAGGCAGGTTATTTTGACCCCCATTTTGTAAGGATTTTTGAAGGTGAAAGCTATGTCAATCCGAATCAAGTGAGGAGACGGTACATGATGGAAGAAGCCAAGAAAAATCTAAGCAAAGCGTTCCTCCCTAGTAATGGAGAGAAAAAGCC CTGTGGATTAGGAAGTTACTATGGAACCATAGGGGGACCAGTCccgtttttcagtgctcagtctaaacccaaagaaaaatatgagccacctggaaagaaTTTATACACAAACCCAGGAAAGAAAGGAACTGGATATGG CTATGCAAATATTACCATAGGTAAGCAGTTTTCACACTCTTCTGATCTCTATGATGCAGCAAAACTAAATAACAAG AAAGAGAATGAAGAACATCGTCGTTTACTTAAAGGGACAGCTTTCAAATTAAATCTTTACCCAAGGGAATATTTTGATACCAATCCTTACATGTCTGAGAAACCTTTACCACCAATTAaaaaagtagagaagaaagaaacagttGGAAACCCTTTTAAGCCCTCTTCTCCTGGCAAAAAG gGCACTAAATACGAAGAACTACAAGACTGCTTCAGTACAGTCCTATTAGCATCTGGAAGACAAATAACCTTACAGGTCCTGACTACCAGAAATACACTATCAAGTGCttattatttgaaaaagtatataagatGTGTGGAACAAATAGCTCAAACATTTAGAAGAAATTTAAGGCTGTGA